Proteins encoded by one window of Anopheles maculipalpis chromosome 2RL, idAnoMacuDA_375_x, whole genome shotgun sequence:
- the LOC126557980 gene encoding uncharacterized protein LOC126557980, with product MWKYVSRRIRDVYDKTAHVLEVPRTWNCGERFCGETPPDDGTRGRVQHEANGKRYCLLHVARPNQLGERANREYGTGSNQSEREGTKRKEYHQTPIEHSWLGAITWTSAIICGWYTTQLLCLHRRTRRFEHPSFGRGFTSQLLLNASEHRRLSARHCEALAQYFGLRTGSTFVSPYAKPSIPETAWSFGKEPRRNNLAQSVAAFIPYDGQDFVDYIDKNRSELQRFVFHVNNETKPTVNAPSTDEFAAPNGVIPLAEVPSKDEGATETIDDAFKNLLSVLGEIEYQLGCRNLELGEYESAVSHLKLGASHHHAGAAFNLGICFEQGYGMPKDMGMALECYQQAANQGHPQAIYNVGVFHARGYAGLRASRSMAKKYFLAAAELGLQEAITALGPKYQRSRKESLVVENEQDNGDHVHAPFQFTLENVDQFFADKHHTERAPVQLQLVAAASG from the exons ATGTGGAAATATGTTTCCCGTCGTATACGCGATGTGTACGACAAGACAGCCCATGTACTAGAAGTACCGCGCACCTGGAACTGTGGAGAACGGTTCTGTGGGGAAACTCCACCGGATGATGGGACCCGCGGCCGTGTCCAGCATGAAGCCAATGGTAAACGATACTGTCTGCTTCATGTTGCCCGTCCGAATCAGCTTGGTGAGCGGGCCAACCGGGAGTACGGTACCGGTTCGAACCAGTCGGAACGTGAGGGCACCAAGCGGAAGGAATACCACCAGACACCCATCGAACACTCTTGGTTGGGCGCTATAACATGG ACCAGTGCCATTATCTGCGGATGGTACACCACCCAGCTGCTCTGTCTTCATCGTCGCACGCGGCGGTTCGAGCATCCATCCTTTGGCCGAGGTTTTACTTCCCAGTTGCTgttgaacgcctcggaacatCGTCGGCTGTCGGCGCGTCACTGTGAGGCGTTGGCGCAGTATTTTGGTTTGCGAACCGGATCTACTTTCGTTTCTCCGTACGCAAAACCATCCATCCCGGAGACAGCTTGGTCGTTTGGGAAGGAGCCAAGAAGGAACAACCTAGCCCAATCGGTCGCCGCTTTCATACCTTACGATGGGCAAGATTTTGTGGACTACATCGACAAGAACCGTAGCGAGCTACAGCGCTTCGTTTTTCATGTTaataacgaaacgaaaccgacTGTAAATGCTCCTTCGACGGATGAATTTGCTGCACCAAACGGTGTCATTCCCTTGGCGGAAGTACCATCGAAGGACGAAGGAGCGACTGAAACGATCGATGATGCGTTCAAAAACTTACTCTCCGTCCTGGGTGAGATCGAGTATCAGCTCGGGTGCCGCAATTTGGAGCTGGGCGAATACGAATCTGCCGTTTCCCATTTGAAGCTGGGAGCCAGCCATCATCATGCCGGTGCTGCGTTTAATCTCGGCATTTGCTTCGAGCAAGGTTACGGCATGCCGAAGGACATGGGCATG GCCTTGGAATGCTACCAACAAGCTGCTAATCAGGGACATCCGCAAGCGATTTACAACGTTGGAGTTTTTCATGCCCGTGGGTACGCCGGTCTGCGTGCGAGTCGTTCGATGGCGAAGAAGTATTTCCTTGCGGCTGCCGAACTTGGACTGCAAGAAGCGATTACTGCCCTCGGACCAAAGTACCAACGTAGCCGGAAGGAATCGCTTGTTGTGGAGAATGAGCAGGATAACGGCGACCATGTGCATGCACCGTTTCAGTTTACGCTGGAGAACGTTGATCAGTTCTTCGCCGATAAACACCATACCGAGAGAGCACCTGTGCAGCTACAACTTGTAGCAGCGGCTAGTGGATAA